Proteins from one Microbacterium sp. Root553 genomic window:
- a CDS encoding class I SAM-dependent methyltransferase, which yields MEMSELRALLTPEGLELLDALGPIEKGADVARAVSRLRAAGHSPDLVSAVVGQAALRSRAQAKFGDFAARMLFTRAGLEQATRLGVAARHAQRMRRAGITGVADLGCGIGGDSLAFAGAGLDVSAVDADEVTAAIAAYNLAPFADSATVAHGTAQEHAPTEKDGVTAIWMDPARRTSGHSETRRVSSDDYSPPLDWAFELASRIPSGIKLGPGHDRDALPADAEAQWVSAEGSVVELVLWTGALAREGVRRAALVIRGERSHEMTAGADAEDAPVRELGAFLHEPDGAVIRARLIGDVARSLEAGMLDERIAYLTSDSALTSPFVQSFRVRETMPANPKAISAVLKAHRIGTLEIKKRGMDIDPAAFRKKLALTGDASATLILTRVGDQRRAILADRVPAAG from the coding sequence GTGGAGATGTCCGAACTGCGCGCACTGCTGACCCCCGAGGGCCTGGAGCTGCTGGACGCTCTCGGCCCGATCGAAAAGGGCGCCGACGTGGCGAGGGCCGTGTCGCGGCTGCGCGCCGCCGGCCACTCCCCCGACCTCGTGTCGGCCGTGGTCGGACAGGCCGCACTGCGCTCTCGTGCGCAGGCGAAGTTCGGCGACTTCGCCGCGCGGATGCTGTTCACCCGCGCGGGTCTCGAACAGGCCACCCGCCTCGGCGTCGCCGCCCGCCATGCCCAGCGGATGCGCCGCGCCGGCATCACCGGCGTCGCCGACCTCGGCTGCGGCATCGGCGGGGACTCCCTCGCCTTCGCCGGCGCCGGGCTCGACGTGTCGGCGGTCGACGCCGACGAGGTCACCGCGGCCATCGCCGCTTACAACCTCGCACCGTTCGCCGACAGCGCCACGGTCGCGCACGGCACCGCGCAGGAGCACGCGCCGACGGAGAAGGACGGCGTCACCGCGATCTGGATGGACCCCGCCCGCCGCACCTCAGGACACAGCGAGACCCGCCGTGTCTCGTCCGACGACTACTCTCCCCCCTTGGACTGGGCGTTCGAGCTGGCATCCCGCATCCCCTCCGGCATCAAGCTCGGCCCCGGGCACGACCGTGACGCCCTCCCCGCCGACGCCGAGGCGCAGTGGGTGAGCGCGGAGGGCAGCGTCGTCGAGCTGGTCCTGTGGACAGGAGCACTCGCACGCGAAGGGGTGCGCCGCGCAGCACTGGTCATCCGCGGCGAGCGCTCGCACGAGATGACCGCCGGTGCCGACGCCGAGGACGCGCCGGTGCGCGAGCTCGGCGCGTTCCTGCACGAGCCCGACGGGGCGGTGATCCGCGCCCGTCTGATCGGCGACGTCGCGCGCTCGCTCGAGGCGGGGATGCTCGACGAGCGGATCGCGTACCTGACCTCGGACTCAGCGCTGACCAGCCCGTTCGTGCAGAGCTTCCGGGTGCGTGAGACGATGCCGGCCAACCCGAAGGCCATCAGCGCCGTTCTCAAGGCCCACCGGATCGGCACCCTCGAGATCAAGAAGCGCGGGATGGACATCGATCCCGCCGCCTTCCGCAAGAAGCTCGCGCTCACGGGCGACGCGTCGGCCACGCTGATCCTCACCCGCGTCGGCGACCAGCGGCGTGCGATCCTCGCCGACCGGGTTCCCGCGGCCGGATAG
- the groES gene encoding co-chaperone GroES has translation MSVSIKPLEDRIVIKQVEAEQTTASGLVIPDTAKEKPQEGEVVAVGPGRIDDNGNRVPLDVAVGDRVLYSKYGGTEVKFGADEFLVLSARDVLAVVVR, from the coding sequence GTGTCGGTTTCCATCAAGCCGCTCGAGGACCGCATCGTCATCAAGCAGGTCGAGGCCGAGCAGACCACCGCGAGTGGCCTGGTCATCCCCGACACCGCCAAGGAGAAGCCCCAGGAGGGCGAGGTCGTGGCCGTTGGCCCCGGCCGCATCGATGACAACGGCAACCGCGTTCCGCTCGACGTCGCCGTGGGCGACCGTGTCCTGTACAGCAAGTACGGCGGCACCGAGGTGAAGTTCGGCGCAGACGAGTTCCTCGTCCTGTCGGCACGCGACGTGCTCGCGGTCGTCGTCCGCTGA